A region of the Myxococcales bacterium genome:
ATCTTGTCACGCCGATCGAGAAATCTCGACCGTTTTTTCATATTCTCCCAAGAAGGGCCTCCACTCTTGATAGCGGACTCCGTGGGGCACCACGCTCATCAACGGCGACCAACGCGGTCGGCGCGGAGTGCGACGCAGTTTTACCCCGGCCTGCTCGGGGGTGCGGCCACCCTTGCGTCGGTTGCAGGGGATGCAGCAGCAAACGACGTTCTCCCAGGTCGTCTTTCCGCCCTGGGCTCGCGGGACGACGTGGTCGAGATTGAGCTGGGAGCGAGGCGGCATGCTGTCACAATATTGGCAGGTATTCGTATCGCGGGAGAAAATGTTCGCGCGGCTGAAGCGAACGTGTTTGCGCGGAACCCGGTTGTAGTAGCGCAGCACGATGACCCGGGGAATCGGAATCTTTCCGGTCAGTGTTCGGATGAAATCCCCGCCTCCGGCCACCGGACCGCCTCGCAGGCACCAGCGATCAAAGTCGAACATTTCGTAGTTTTCATTGACTGCGTTCGCGCCGCCCCGGTAGATCAGAGAGAAGGCTCGGCGGACCGATGTCACGTGAATCGGTAAAAATGAACGATTGAGGACAAGTACGCTCGAGTTCAACATCTCTTGCTAACGAAACCTACCCAAAGGGCCCGTGTCGTTCAACGGACCGCGAATTTGATAGCACTGGCGACAGCTTCCAAGTCTTCTTCGGCAAGTGTTCGCAGATCGATGCAGACAGCACCTTCACGCACACGAGCCAGAACCGGCGTTTCTGCTTCTCGCATCCTTCTCACAATACGATCCGTCGACAGTCCTTGCTGCGAACTCCGAATCGTCACCACCCAGCTTTCGAACTCCAGTCCGGGGAGTGAGCCACCCCCGACCAGAACCCGATCCTTGACAACGGCAAACTGAATCTGGTCGGTCGCGATGGACTTGATTCGGTCGATGAGCCGTCCGGCGCGAGTTTCAATTTGCTCACTGGATTCGAACATCATTTTAAGAATGGGGATGTCTTGCTCCGCCCGGCCTTCGAGCATCGCGTTGAGCGTCCAATCGAGGGCCGCGATCGTCATTTTGTCCACCCGCAGGGCGCGGGCGAGGGGGTTTTTGCGGAGCGCAGCGATCGTCGACTCGTTGCCGAGGATGATCCCCGCCTGGGGACCACCGATCAGCTTGTCTCCCGAAAAACAAACCAGGTCAACACCCAAGCGGACACGAGCTGGCGCGTAGGCGTCTCGCGGCAGCCCGCGATCGGTTAGATCAACCAGCGTGCCCGCTCCCAGATCTTCGACCACCGGGAGACCGTGGCTGTGGCCAATCTCTACCAGCGCTTCAAGGTCGACTTCGGCAACGTATCCCCGTTGCTCAAAATTGCTGCGATGAACCTTGAGAAGCAGCGCTGTGTCGGGCCCGATCGCCTGTTCGTAGTCCCGCGCATGGGTTCGGTTGGTGGTCCCGACCTCGACCAGTCGCACACCGGCGCGTTCCATGATCGCGGGAACCCGAAATGAGCCCCCTATTTCGACCAATTCACCTCGCGAGACTACGACTTCCCTGCCACTCGCGAGGGTATTGAGTGCCAACAAGACTGCGGCGGCGTTGTTGTTCACCACCGTGGCCGCCTCGGCCCCCGAAAGCAGGCAGATCTTGGCCGAGATCTCCGCCAGGCGATTCCCGCGGCGACCGGTCTCGAGGTCTAGTTCGAGATCCGAATACCCCACTGAGGCTTCGGCAGCCGCTTCGGCTGCACCCCGGGCCAGGGGCGAGCGACCGAGATTGGTATGGAGCACGACACCGGTTCCGTTGATGACCGGGCGAGGGTGGGGGCTCATGACTCTGGCAGCCTCGGCCGCCACCCGCACCGCCCACTGGGTCTCTGCGATCTGCTTCAATTCACTGGCATCTGCCCCGCGGGAAAGCATCGACTCAATTTCTTCGCGAGCAGACCGAAGAATTAAGCGAGAGGCAGCGAGGACCGCCCACTCGGACAGTTCGGGACAAGACCGAACTACTTCCCGGCACAGTTTGTCTACCGAGGGAAGGTGTCGTCGGGTGTCTGGGTTGACGCCGCCGCTCAGATCCATGATTGTTCTTTCAAGATTTTTGTCGGCCCAGGCTGGGCCGGCTCTGGAAAAGCAAAACTAGGTGCGGCCAGCAGACAAGTTGTAGGCAAGCCGCAACCACTACAAGCAGGAACAGCGAGAGATCAAGACAAACAGTACGGAAAGCGAGGGATGCACGCTCGGCCATCAGCCATCGACAACCAGATCGACTAGCAGATCCAGATTAAGAACAGGTTGATGGATGTCCGGAACCCCCCGCGGGATATGACACGCGCGTTCTGCCGAACGGAAGGTTCGAAGTCAGACGCGACGATTGCGAATTTGGACAAACATCCTTTAGCGGAGTACGGGATTCGCCCGGAGCAATAGAGCTAGACCAGTGCAACAGATTGAGACGAGTTCGTATCAGGATCAGTCGAGATCAAGAGTCAAACGGTCAAGAATTAAGTCGGGCCAGGTCCAAGGACATTGATTGAAGGACACTGCTTGACTGACGACTCGATCCGAGTGAATGAACGAATGCTGCAATGGTCAGTCGAGCCGCAGGACTTTCAATTGAGCCTGCAGCACCGAGTCGCTCCGGTCACAGAATCTCTTCTTCCTCTATCAGTCCACTGATCGCATCCAAGCCCATATCCCAGCGTAGTTTGTTTTGCTTCCAGAGTGTTGGTCATCTGAGATGGTCGGCGGCGGGGATGCTGCTTACGCATGGGACTCGGAAGACCTTGGATCCAGCCAGTGCCGCTATTGAAGTGAGGTCCTGTGCGAGTCGTAGATCAACAGTTTTTGTTCGGGATACAACCTGAGAGTGTCGTAGACCATTCGAGGTAACGAAGTCGCGCCTCGAATCCCAACTGATTCATCCCCGCCACGGCTGCCGATCGCAGCTGGACAAAAGACCCTCATGGTATCCCGATACGACTCGCCAGCGTCGAAGGGGATGGCTGTAGCTCTGTCAACGACCGTCGTTCTGCAACTTGTTATTTTGCAAGAACAGGAACAGGTCGGACGCTGCGGTTGTCACCCTCATCAGCGGGTACGCGATGCAAAATGAAATTGTAATCAACTCGGAACCCGGCGAGACCCGGGTTGCGATCCTCGAACGATCGACCTTTACCGAGCTCTACATCGAACGCGACAATGAACGCAGCGTTGTGGGCAATGTGATCAAGGGACGGGTCAGTCGAGTGCTGCCTGGTATGCAGGCGGCGTTCGTGGATATCGGCCTCGAAAAGGCCGGTTTCCTCTACGTGGGCGACTATTTCCCCGTACTCGAAGCCAATAAAGCCAACGGCAACGGCGACTCCGGCAACGGGCGTCGTCGTCGCGGTCGCACACGCACCCCGCCCAAGATCGAAACGGTCCTGCGCGAAGGCCAGGATGTCGTGGTCCAGATCGCCAAGGAGCCGATCGGCAGCAAGGGTGCGCGCATCACCTCGAACATCTCGATCCCGGGGCGCCACCTGGTGCTCACTCCCGGAGCAGGGCGTGTGGGCGTTTCGCGCCGCATCGAGTCCGACAAGGAACGTCGCCGCTTGCGGGAAATTGTCGAACGCCTCCGGGTAGACGACCTCGGCTTCATCATTCGCACTGCTGGACACGGAGTGCGGGAATCCGATTTCGAGGCGGACATTCGCTACCTCACGTCCGTCTGGAACGAGATCAAGTCAAAGATGGTAACCAGCGAGTCTCCATCGATTCTCTATACCGAGTTGGACTTGCCGCTCAAGATGATTCGCGACTATGCAAATTCAGAGACCTCCCAGATCTCCATCGATTCCGAAACCGTCTACACCGAACTCAAGAGCTTTGTCGATCAGTTCGTGGCCGATCCCAAGCCGAACATTCTGCACTACACAGCGGCGACCCCGATCTTTGACGAGTTTTCCCTCGAGTCGAAGATTCACGACAACCTCGAACGCAAGGTGATGCTCAAATCCGGAGGCCACCTGGTATTCGACCAGGGCGAGGCCCTCACCGCGATCGACGTCAACACGGGGCGCTTCACCGGCAAGCGCGACCTCGAAGAGACCATCCTCCGAACCAACCTCGAAGCGGTTCGCGAGATCGTGTACCAGCTGCGCTTCCGCAATATTGGCGGCTTGATCATCATCGACTTGATCGACATGGAGCCCGCGGATCACCGCGAAAAGGTATACCGGGCGCTGCAGGAGGCACTGCGGAGCGACAAGGCCCGCACCAATATCTTGAAGATCTCCGAACTCGGCCTGGTCGAGATGACCCGCAAGCGAACTCGGGAGAATCTCCTCCAGACCTTGTGTGAGCCATGCGACTACTGCGAGGGCCGCGGTTTCGTGCTGTCGCGCTCGAGCGTCGCGTTCAAGGTACTGCGCGAAGTTCGCAACGATCTACCCCGCTTCAGCAGCCGCCGCATCGCGATCAGCGTGAATCCACATGTCGCCGAGCAACTGTTGCGAGACGGCAGTTCGGCGGTGGTCAAGCTGGGTGAAGATCTTGGACGCGAGATCGAGATTCGCGCCCGACCGGGTATCCATCAGGAGCAGTTCGAGGTCCTGGCGCTGGACACCGGGCCGCCGGTCTCGATCCCGCTGCGCTGGCTGGACGGACCCGGCGAAAAGAAAGAAAATGGGAAGGACAAAAACAAGCGGCGGCGATCGTCGGGAAGAAATCAGAAGAAAAATGGCGGCGAGAAGGTCGACGAGCTGGAGGCAAAGGACAAAACTGCCGACGACGAGTCCGACCCAAGCGCCGAACTCACCCCGAGCGAGCAGCCGAGTCCGGATTCCCCGGAGGGGGTGCAGTTGGATACGGTCGAGAGGATCGAGGGCGAGCAGGACCCACTCCTCGCCAAGGCACAGGATCCCGACGACAAAGACGATGACAGCGCTGCGGCGGCGGACGACAGAGCTGCGGCGGCCAAAGAGTTGGACTCGATGGACATGGATACGCCCGAAGTGCTTGACGATCAATCGGAATTGCGGATACTCCCCGCCTCTCGCCAGCCTGAGGAGCCATGATGTACGCCGTTGTTAAAACTGGCGGAAAGCAAGTCCGGATGAACCCCGGAGATGCGGTCCGCATTGAAAAACTTGATGGCGAAGTCGGAGATACCATCGAGTTCAACGACGTCCTGATGGTCGGTGGTGACGAGGGTGTGAGAATCGGCACGCCCCAGGTCGACGGTGCCAAGGTGGTGGGCACCATTCTCGCCCAGGACCGTCATCCAAAAATCCGGGTGTTCAAGATGAAGCGCCGAAAGCGCTATCGCCGCACCCAGGGCCACCGACAATCGTATACGGAAGTTCAGATCGATCGCATCGAGGGCTGATCCAGCCGCTCGACTCGCGACGCGAGACAGACGACAGACGTATGACGTAAGACAAAGGGATCAAAGCACTATGTCGCACAAAAAGGGACAGGGCAGCTCACGCAACGGCCGGGACAGTAACGGTCAGCGGCGAGGCATGAAGATTTTCGGTGGCCAGGTGGTACGCGCCGGCAACATTCTCATGCGCCAGTGCGGAACCAAGATCCACCCGGGCAAGGGCGTTGGCGTGGGTCGCGACTACACGCTGTTCGCGTTGATCGACGGCACGGTTCGCTACGGCAAGTCTCGAGGCCGCACGGTCGCCTACGTAGACGTCCCTCAATAGTCAGCGCTGTAGTCAGCGCTGTAAGTAGTTACGCATCAGCCGATCCGAGAGTAGTAGACAACGCTCGTTTCCCCGGATCAGCAATCCCCAACTCAGCAAGCCCGTTCCTGAAATCCATCACGCGATGGCGACCGGTGCGCATCCGATCAAGGGCTGCGATTCGCTCGCCTCCCAGCCGGGCACCGACGCGCGGGCATGGCTCCTGTACTCTGTGCGCACGCTAGAACGAGGAAGACCTCGATGGGCACGAAAGCAAACTTTGTCGACGAAGTCTTCGTCAACGTAACCTCCGGAGACGGGGGCGACGGCATGGTGTCCATGCGCCGGGCGAAGTTTGAGCCCATGGGGGGCCCCGACGGGGGCGACGGGGGCCGCGGGGGCGACGTCGTCCTGGTCGCCGACGGAAACCTTCGCACCTTGCTCGATATCCGTCATCGTCGCGAGATCAAGGCGGAGCGGGGCGCCAACGGCGGAACCCGAGAGAAGACCGGCGCCTCGGGCAAGGCAGTCGAGATCCGCGTGCCTGTCGGAACCGAAATCTATGATCAGGATGCAGACGAGGGCAGCGCGCCGATCGTCGATCTCACCCTTGCAGATCAGTGCCACGTCATCTGTCGTGGCGGCAAGGGCGGCAAGGGAAACACCCGCTTCAAGACTTCCACGCGACAGACACCACGCTTTGCCCAACCCGGCCAGCGCGGAGAAACGCGCAGCCTCCGCATGACCGTAAAACTGTTGGCGGACGTCGGTTTCGTGGGCTTTCCCAACGCGGGCAAGTCCACGCTGCTGCGACAGATTTCAAAGGCTCGACCGCGCGTCGCCTCCTACCCGTTCACGACCCTGGTGCCCTCTCTCGGCGTCGTCGAGCGGGGAGAGCAACGCATTGTCGCGGCCGATATTCCCGGTTTGATCGAAGGGGCGAGCGAAGGGGCCGGCCTCGGAGACCGCTTCCTGCGCCACATCGAGCGCACCCGGGTGATCGTCCACCTGCTCGACTGTGGTGCGATGCTCACCGAGGGACGCGATTTGATCAACGACTACGACACCATACGCCGAGAACTCGGTCGCTATCGCGCAGACTTGATCGAGCGCCACGAAATTGTCGTGCTCAACAAAGTCGACCTACTTCACGACGAACGCGATATTGTGGCACTTGAAGAAGCCTTGCGGGATCGCGGCCTGCAAGCGTCGAGGATTTCAGGGGCCACCGGGGTCGGTTGTCGCGACCTCGTCAGCCTGATGTTCGACGCAGTGGCCGCGGCCAACGAAGCGGATACAGCAGATAAAGCCGAAAGTACAACCAATGAATAATGACGAGAGTCGAAAACTGCTCGCGCGCGCGCGTCGCATAGTCGTCAAGGTCGGGAGCAGCACCTTGACCCGGGACGGCAAGCTGCGACCGCGGAAGTTCTCGGACCTCGCGAAGCAAATTTCGGGCTTGGTGGATGACGGTCGCGAGGTCGTACTCGTATCCTCGGGCGCAATCGCAATCGGTGCGGCCAAGCTTGGATGGGATCATCCCCGGCATACGATTCCCGAGATGCAGGCGGCTGCCGCGGTCGGACAGATCGGACTCGTCGAGCTCTACCAGCGGCGCTTCGCAAGCCACGACCAAAAGATCGCGCAAATTCTACTGACTCGAATGGGCCTCGAAGATCGCGAACGCTTTTTGAACGCGCGACAGGCGCTGCACGAACTTCTCAAGTTGAAGGTCGTTCCGGTGGTGAACGAAAACGATACGATCGCGACCGAAGAAATCCGCTTCGGTGACAACGACAACTTGTCTGCAAACATCGTAAGCCTCGTGAGTGCCGATGCTCTGGTGATCTTGACCGACGTCGACGGACTCTATGTCGAACCCCCGATCGAGGGCCGGCGCAAACCGCAACTCTTCGATGTGATCGAAAAGATCACCCCCGAAGTCGAACACGCCGCCCAGGGATCGCCAAGCGCTTTCGGTCGCGGCGGCATGATCACAAAACTCGAGGCCGCGAGAACCGCTGCTCACACCGGAGCCGTCACCGTTGTGTGCAACGGCGCGACAAAAAATGTGGTCTCGCGCGTTCTCGCAGGTGAAGCTCTGGGCACAATGTTTCTCCCCGCCGCACGAATGGCGAGTCGAAAGCACTGGTTGGCGTTCACGACCCGGACCCGCGGTTCACTGATGCTTGACGAGGGTGCGAGTCACGCAATCGAAAAGCGGGGGAGCAGCCTGTTGCCGGCGGGGGTTACGTCACTTTCCGGCGACTTCAAGCGCGGTGACTCGGTGGCTTGCCTGGATCCCAAGGGACGGGAGATTGCGCGCGGATTGTGCACCTATGGCGCAGATGAAGTCCAACGGATCAAAGGTCTCCCCACACGGGAGATCGAGCGGGTGCTAGGATATTCGAACGGAGATGAACTCATCCACCGGGACAACCTCGTCATTCTATCTTCGTGAAGGTCGTAAAGGTCGTGAGCATCGCGAGCGCCGGTAGGAACCGAAGAGATACGCGCAGAACAGGAAGTGCGAGTCATGGAACAATCTCAAACGCTGGATCCGAATTTGAATCCCGAACTCCAAGAGCAAATTACGGGCCTGGCAACTCGAGCTGCGCGCGCTGCTCATGCGCTCGGTGATCTCGATACCGCGACAAAGAACGCATGGCTTTTGCGCTGCGCAGAACTGCTCGAAGAGTCCAAGGATGAAATCCTCGAGGCCAACCGACTCGATCAAGAAGAAGCGCGAAACAAGAACATCGCGGCTCCTCTAATAAACCGACTGTCGATCGCCGACGGCAAGTGGGACGACATGATTGCGGGGCTCCGCGATGTCGCCGCCCTGCGCGATCCAGTGGGGGAAGTGGCGGACAGTCACCTGCGACCCAACGGGTTGCGGGTCGCGCGCATGCGCATTCCGTTGGGCGTCATCGCCATGATCTACGAGTCGCGACCCAATGTCACAGTCGACGCCGCAGCACTCTGCATCAAGGCCGGCAACGCGGTCATCTTGCGCGGGGGATCGGAAGCCTTCCATTCCAATCAAGCGCTGGCCAAGGTCTTGCGCGCGGCCGCTCGCGAGACGGGAGTTCCCGAAGATGCCATCGCCGTGATGGGGACCACCGACCGCGCGGCGATCGACATCCTGCTCAAGCTCAACCGAGAGATCGACTTGATCATTCCCCGTGGTGGACCCGGGTTGATCCGCAAGGTGAGGGAAAACTCGACCATTCCGGTGATCTGTCACGACGAGGGCATTTGTCACATCTTTATCGATGCGAGTGCAGATGCGAAGATGGCCACTGAGATCGTTTTGGATTCGAAGCTGCGCCAACTCGCGGTTTGCAACGCCTTGGAGACGCTCCTGGTTCACCGGGATGCAAGCGAGACCGTGCTTCCCCAGGTGCTGAAGGCACTCCATGAAGAGGGCGTCGAAATTCGCGGCGACCAAACCGTCTGCGACGTGTTCTCCGAGGCGCGACCGGCGAGCGAAAACGATTGGGCAACCGAGTATCTCGACAAGATCTTGTCGGTGAAGGTCGTGGACGATCTCGACTCGGCAATCGACCACATCCGCGAGTTTGGCTCGAACCACACCGAAATCATCATCACCAACGATCAGGCAAATGGATCCGCGTGGCAGCGACGCGTCAATTCTTCCACCGTCGGGATCAATTGTTCGACCGCATTTGCGGACGGCTTCAGACTCGGGTTGGGTGCTGAAATTGGCATTTCGACTTCGAAGCTCCACGCGTACGGCCCGATGGGACTCGAGGGTCTCACGACCCAAAAGTTCATCTTGACCGGAGAGGGTCAACTGCGCGAATGAGCGCGGACGGACGTCGCATAGGAATCTACGGGGGTACGTTCAACCCGATCCATCGCGGTCACCTGCAGGCCGCGCGCGAAGTCGCGGGCGCCCTCGATCTCGAGCGAGTGATCTTCGTCCCCAGCGCACAGCCGCCGCACAAGACCCACGATGATCAGGACCCGATTGCTCCGGCACGGGATCGCTTGCGCTGGGTAAAGGCTTCGATCGCAAGCGAACCCTTGTTCGAACTCAACGATCTCGAACTCGAACGCTCGGGAGCGTCGTACTCGATCGACACCTTGCGCACCCTGGTCGGCGAATTCGCTCCGGCGCGGCTCGTATTCATCCTGGGACACGACGCATTCATCGAGATGGGAAGCTGGAAAGATCCCTGTGGCATCCTTCAGTTGGTCGACCTTGTCGTCGTATCCCGACCCCCGGCAACCCTTGACCACCTCGACCAGTGGCTTCCCGAATTCGCGCGCGAGTTGGTGGAGATCGCCGAGGACGGGCGCTCCGCGTTCTGCCGCAGGAGCGATACCCGCATCGACGTGTTGGCCATCGACGCGCTGGATGTTTCGGCGTCCGAGGTCCGAAGCAGGCTGGCCAGAGGGGAATCAATCGCGAAACTGGTACCCGAACCCGTCTGCGAAGCGATTGTTTCGAGCGGCCACTACATTTCGAGCAGCCACTACATGAAGAACAGCATGCAGAACAACGCAGATGATAAAATCAAGAGTGAAACGAAAGGACGTCCGGTGGAAATGATCGAAGACACGTTGCGCAAGAAGCTCTCCACAGTGATTGAAGCCGCGCTCGCGCGCAATGCCGATCGACCCGTGATTCTCGACGTGCACGAACTCACTTCGTATGCCGATTGTCTGGTCATCATGAGCGGCAACTCGAATCGGCAGGTGCGATCAATCGTCGGTCAGGTGGTCAAGGCCCTCAAGGCAGATGGCGACATACCTCTCGGGGTCGAAGGCGGCGACAACGCGACCTGGATGTTGATCGACTCCAACGACGTCATCGTGCACGTATTTGACCCCGATGCCCGCGAACTTTTCGATCTCGAAGCGCTGTGGGGCGACGCACCTCGAATCACCTTGGATATGCCCGAACTGACCCCCGTCAAAGCAGCGCAGCAGGCTACTACCAGCGTCGCCTGAGGGTTCGTTTGATCGCACGTCCGAAAGAGTTGGCGGGCTCCATGCTGCGAGGCTTGCTGGAATTTCTCTTGCCTCCGGTTTGTGCAGGGTGTGGCGCGCATCTACACGAGACCGACCACATTTCCGATCATGTTTTCGAGCGTGCTTGTGAGCGCGCGCCAGAAATTGAGTCTGTGCTGTGCGGCCCATGTTCGCGCGCACTGCAGTTCTTGAACCGTGAGGGCTGCCTGCTCTGTCAGCTGCCGACACCCAGCCGTCCCCATCGACTGTGCAGTCGTTGCAAGGGCGAGGGCTCTTCACTCGACGCTTGCACCGCCCGCGTTGCATTTGAAGGTCGAGCCGAGGGCTGGATCCGAGACTTCAAGTATCCCCGCAGTGGAATTGCCGGACTCTTGCCCGGCCCCGAGTCGATCGTCGTCGCACTCGCGCGCGATGTCTCCCAGATGCTCGTCCACCGCAGCCCCGACCTCGTGGTTCCCGTGCCCCTTCATCCGAGTCGCCTGCGCGCACGCGGGTTCAACCCGGCCACCACCCTCGCGCGGGCGATCGCCAAGCAAGTCGGCGGACGACTGACAACGGATTTATTGATTCGGCTCCGCGACACCCCAAGCCAAACCCACCTGGGGCGCCGGCAGCGGCGCAGCAACATTCGCGACGCATTTGCCTGCACCGCAGTTTCGGCGCCAGACATCTGGCTGGTTGATGACGTGGTGACGACCCGAAGTACTCTCGAAGAAGCGGCGCGCTGCCTGCGACGGGCGGGGGCGAAGAACATTCAAGCGATCTGCGCTGCGCGAACTCTCTAGCGCCCGATCGTTTCGCAAATGATTTGCCGCAAACGCCCGGGATCGAGCGGCTTCTTGAAGATCACTCCTTCGAGCCCCTCCATGCGCGCGCGCTTGATGATGTGGTCTTTGTCGTAATGAAAGGCAGTCATCATCAAGACGGGAAGATCGGGGTGGCTTTCTTTCAAGGTGAGGTAGAGCTTGTGGCCGTCCATCCGGGGCATCACGACATCGGTGAGCAGCAGATCGAATGT
Encoded here:
- a CDS encoding HNH endonuclease gives rise to the protein MLNSSVLVLNRSFLPIHVTSVRRAFSLIYRGGANAVNENYEMFDFDRWCLRGGPVAGGGDFIRTLTGKIPIPRVIVLRYYNRVPRKHVRFSRANIFSRDTNTCQYCDSMPPRSQLNLDHVVPRAQGGKTTWENVVCCCIPCNRRKGGRTPEQAGVKLRRTPRRPRWSPLMSVVPHGVRYQEWRPFLGEYEKTVEISRSA
- a CDS encoding L-seryl-tRNA(Sec) selenium transferase; its protein translation is MDLSGGVNPDTRRHLPSVDKLCREVVRSCPELSEWAVLAASRLILRSAREEIESMLSRGADASELKQIAETQWAVRVAAEAARVMSPHPRPVINGTGVVLHTNLGRSPLARGAAEAAAEASVGYSDLELDLETGRRGNRLAEISAKICLLSGAEAATVVNNNAAAVLLALNTLASGREVVVSRGELVEIGGSFRVPAIMERAGVRLVEVGTTNRTHARDYEQAIGPDTALLLKVHRSNFEQRGYVAEVDLEALVEIGHSHGLPVVEDLGAGTLVDLTDRGLPRDAYAPARVRLGVDLVCFSGDKLIGGPQAGIILGNESTIAALRKNPLARALRVDKMTIAALDWTLNAMLEGRAEQDIPILKMMFESSEQIETRAGRLIDRIKSIATDQIQFAVVKDRVLVGGGSLPGLEFESWVVTIRSSQQGLSTDRIVRRMREAETPVLARVREGAVCIDLRTLAEEDLEAVASAIKFAVR
- a CDS encoding Rne/Rng family ribonuclease translates to MQNEIVINSEPGETRVAILERSTFTELYIERDNERSVVGNVIKGRVSRVLPGMQAAFVDIGLEKAGFLYVGDYFPVLEANKANGNGDSGNGRRRRGRTRTPPKIETVLREGQDVVVQIAKEPIGSKGARITSNISIPGRHLVLTPGAGRVGVSRRIESDKERRRLREIVERLRVDDLGFIIRTAGHGVRESDFEADIRYLTSVWNEIKSKMVTSESPSILYTELDLPLKMIRDYANSETSQISIDSETVYTELKSFVDQFVADPKPNILHYTAATPIFDEFSLESKIHDNLERKVMLKSGGHLVFDQGEALTAIDVNTGRFTGKRDLEETILRTNLEAVREIVYQLRFRNIGGLIIIDLIDMEPADHREKVYRALQEALRSDKARTNILKISELGLVEMTRKRTRENLLQTLCEPCDYCEGRGFVLSRSSVAFKVLREVRNDLPRFSSRRIAISVNPHVAEQLLRDGSSAVVKLGEDLGREIEIRARPGIHQEQFEVLALDTGPPVSIPLRWLDGPGEKKENGKDKNKRRRSSGRNQKKNGGEKVDELEAKDKTADDESDPSAELTPSEQPSPDSPEGVQLDTVERIEGEQDPLLAKAQDPDDKDDDSAAAADDRAAAAKELDSMDMDTPEVLDDQSELRILPASRQPEEP
- the rplU gene encoding 50S ribosomal protein L21, with the translated sequence MYAVVKTGGKQVRMNPGDAVRIEKLDGEVGDTIEFNDVLMVGGDEGVRIGTPQVDGAKVVGTILAQDRHPKIRVFKMKRRKRYRRTQGHRQSYTEVQIDRIEG
- the rpmA gene encoding 50S ribosomal protein L27, with translation MSHKKGQGSSRNGRDSNGQRRGMKIFGGQVVRAGNILMRQCGTKIHPGKGVGVGRDYTLFALIDGTVRYGKSRGRTVAYVDVPQ
- the obgE gene encoding GTPase ObgE — translated: MGTKANFVDEVFVNVTSGDGGDGMVSMRRAKFEPMGGPDGGDGGRGGDVVLVADGNLRTLLDIRHRREIKAERGANGGTREKTGASGKAVEIRVPVGTEIYDQDADEGSAPIVDLTLADQCHVICRGGKGGKGNTRFKTSTRQTPRFAQPGQRGETRSLRMTVKLLADVGFVGFPNAGKSTLLRQISKARPRVASYPFTTLVPSLGVVERGEQRIVAADIPGLIEGASEGAGLGDRFLRHIERTRVIVHLLDCGAMLTEGRDLINDYDTIRRELGRYRADLIERHEIVVLNKVDLLHDERDIVALEEALRDRGLQASRISGATGVGCRDLVSLMFDAVAAANEADTADKAESTTNE
- the proB gene encoding glutamate 5-kinase, with the protein product MNNDESRKLLARARRIVVKVGSSTLTRDGKLRPRKFSDLAKQISGLVDDGREVVLVSSGAIAIGAAKLGWDHPRHTIPEMQAAAAVGQIGLVELYQRRFASHDQKIAQILLTRMGLEDRERFLNARQALHELLKLKVVPVVNENDTIATEEIRFGDNDNLSANIVSLVSADALVILTDVDGLYVEPPIEGRRKPQLFDVIEKITPEVEHAAQGSPSAFGRGGMITKLEAARTAAHTGAVTVVCNGATKNVVSRVLAGEALGTMFLPAARMASRKHWLAFTTRTRGSLMLDEGASHAIEKRGSSLLPAGVTSLSGDFKRGDSVACLDPKGREIARGLCTYGADEVQRIKGLPTREIERVLGYSNGDELIHRDNLVILSS
- a CDS encoding glutamate-5-semialdehyde dehydrogenase, whose product is MEQSQTLDPNLNPELQEQITGLATRAARAAHALGDLDTATKNAWLLRCAELLEESKDEILEANRLDQEEARNKNIAAPLINRLSIADGKWDDMIAGLRDVAALRDPVGEVADSHLRPNGLRVARMRIPLGVIAMIYESRPNVTVDAAALCIKAGNAVILRGGSEAFHSNQALAKVLRAAARETGVPEDAIAVMGTTDRAAIDILLKLNREIDLIIPRGGPGLIRKVRENSTIPVICHDEGICHIFIDASADAKMATEIVLDSKLRQLAVCNALETLLVHRDASETVLPQVLKALHEEGVEIRGDQTVCDVFSEARPASENDWATEYLDKILSVKVVDDLDSAIDHIREFGSNHTEIIITNDQANGSAWQRRVNSSTVGINCSTAFADGFRLGLGAEIGISTSKLHAYGPMGLEGLTTQKFILTGEGQLRE
- the nadD gene encoding nicotinate (nicotinamide) nucleotide adenylyltransferase, translating into MSADGRRIGIYGGTFNPIHRGHLQAAREVAGALDLERVIFVPSAQPPHKTHDDQDPIAPARDRLRWVKASIASEPLFELNDLELERSGASYSIDTLRTLVGEFAPARLVFILGHDAFIEMGSWKDPCGILQLVDLVVVSRPPATLDHLDQWLPEFARELVEIAEDGRSAFCRRSDTRIDVLAIDALDVSASEVRSRLARGESIAKLVPEPVCEAIVSSGHYISSSHYMKNSMQNNADDKIKSETKGRPVEMIEDTLRKKLSTVIEAALARNADRPVILDVHELTSYADCLVIMSGNSNRQVRSIVGQVVKALKADGDIPLGVEGGDNATWMLIDSNDVIVHVFDPDARELFDLEALWGDAPRITLDMPELTPVKAAQQATTSVA
- a CDS encoding ComF family protein: MIARPKELAGSMLRGLLEFLLPPVCAGCGAHLHETDHISDHVFERACERAPEIESVLCGPCSRALQFLNREGCLLCQLPTPSRPHRLCSRCKGEGSSLDACTARVAFEGRAEGWIRDFKYPRSGIAGLLPGPESIVVALARDVSQMLVHRSPDLVVPVPLHPSRLRARGFNPATTLARAIAKQVGGRLTTDLLIRLRDTPSQTHLGRRQRRSNIRDAFACTAVSAPDIWLVDDVVTTRSTLEEAARCLRRAGAKNIQAICAARTL